One Stigmatopora argus isolate UIUO_Sarg chromosome 20, RoL_Sarg_1.0, whole genome shotgun sequence genomic region harbors:
- the chd3 gene encoding chromodomain-helicase-DNA-binding protein 3 isoform X6, with amino-acid sequence MRGRTIMSYPPRATGREDEDDKALHSEGGGDLEEEEEEDGGGDDGDVSLDATSDVNSPATSRPSAATVAVAEEAESASDGKLPRKKKGRPKKKDKEAKPAKPAKARKRKKIDDEGERDPAAAAAAAAADGDLAERSNKRKKHKDRKDKKTKRKKKDEEDREGAQRDTARQPVEQKTSAQLAEEWALEDVRHAFTEEDYRELTNYKAFSQFLRPMIAKKNPKIPMSKMMTILGAKWREFTFNNPFKGDGAAVAAAAAKAAAIAVAEQVSAVTASPELPPPVRKAKTKEGKGPGYKKRSKSLRGPDKKKALATAKAKKMAPIRLKMSPVCSKRKKSCSSEEGDEDEDESEPEDSGVRGKKSNRQQPAKKKKKKKKSEEEGDGYETDHQDYCEVCQQGGEIILCDTCPRAYHLVCLEPELEKAPEGKWSCPHCEREGIQWEAKDEDFEDLEEEAEEAPEEEEEEEDDDDHMEFCRVCKDGGELLCCETCTSSYHIHCLNPPLPEVPNGEWLCPRCTCPPIDGRVQKILHWRWGQPPPPAAPVSGPDAATDAATDRLAAPAAEGRAEREFFVKLAGQSYWRCAWITELQLEIFHSVMYRNYQRKTDMDEPPALDYGSGGEDRSAAGKSETRRAMEDKYYKYGIKPEWMTIHRIINHSGDKKATYHYLVKWRDLTYDQCTWEGDHMDLPDFGIHKANYWRHRDSITMEDPDKPRKMRSESQEGEEEEEEEEDACSPVSPVADPTIKYEEQPHYVTSTGGTLHPYQMEGLNWLRFSWAQGTDTILADEMGLGKTIQTIVFLYSLFKEGHTRGPFLVSAPLSTIINWEREFEMWAPDFYVVTYAGDKDSRAIIRENEFSFDDSPAKGGRRAFKMRRETPVKFHVLLTSYELVTMDQTALKSIDWACLVVDEAHRLKNNQSKFFRRLNDYKIEHKLLLTGTPLQNNLEELFHLLNFLTPNRFNNLDGFLEEFADVSKEEQIKKLHDLLGPHMLRRLKADVFQNMPAKTELIVRVELSPMQKKYYKLILTKNFEALNSKGGGNQVSLLNVMMDLKKCCNHPYLFPVASTEAQKTSNGAYEGSALTKASGKLTLLQKMLRKLKEQGHRVLVFSQMTKMLDLLEDFLDFQGYKYERIDGGVTGALRQEAIDRFNAPGACQFCFLLSTRAGGLGINLATADTVVIFDSDWNPHNDIQAFSRAHRIGQANKVMIYRFVTRASVEERITQVAKRKMMLTHLVVRPGLGSKAGSMSKQELDDILKFGTEELFKDGAEGESARGSAGVGSGDVRVWHFPTGMKNSAGDKAEDEGNVIHYDGAAIERLLDRSQDATDDSDVQNMNEYLSSFKVARYMVREEDKMDEIEREIIKQEENVDPDYWEKLLRHHYEQQQEDLASKLGKGKRNRKPVNYKDGAQEDQEWHAGISDNQSDYSVGSEEEDEDFEERPEGRRQSRRQLRNEKDKPLPPLLARVGGNLEVLGFNTRQRKAFLNAVMRWGMPSREAFSSQWLVRDLRGKSEKEFKAYVSLFMRHLCEPVADGAETFADGVPREGLCRQPVLTRIGVMSLVKKKIQEFQHINGRWSIPELKPEAGPEKPFSRASSPAAETATPTTPATDASCNNTPCTSKPATPGPAERPENIGEEDEEQEGEAPPEKEREICAPGSVSPSPKREVPEDGGGSGGDRTRDGEEDDPGGAPSRESQVTSEHDLAVGEGNAAKMEEEKGDAENPKASDSQDASQAEKGESSPVAGRLWPQEAKGEKDVGTPVGEAKAELAKGDGKPPPERPRFMFNIADGGFTELHTLWQNEERAAITSGKMSEIWHRRHDFWLLAGIVTHGYARWQDVQNDPPFAIVNEPFKSQANKGNFLEMKNKFLARRFKLLEQALVIEEQLRRAAYLNMTQDPGHPAMALNVRFAEVECLAESHQHLSKESLAGNRPANAVLHKVLNQLEDLLSDMKADVTRLPAALARVAPIAVRLQMSERAILSRLANRVGEAQAPPPIPPGPYATPQNYGAFSSAPAGALFVGGANYSQMPPGSFVSVLNGPPWSVKKEREGERPREQRGGEVICIDD; translated from the exons ATGAGAGGACGGACTATCATGTCCTATCCTCCGCGGGCCACTGGGAGAGAAGACGAGGACGACAAGGCTCTTCATTCCGAGGGAGGAGGAGatttggaggaagaagaagaagaagacggcggcggcgacgatgGAGACGTCTCGTTAGACGCCACGAGCGACGTCAACTCGCCGGCGACGTCTCGGCCAAGCGCAGCAACCGTCGCAGTCGCAG AAGAGGCGGAAAGCGCGTCCGACGGGAAGCTCCCGCGTAAAAAGAAAGGACGGCCAAAGAAGAAGGACAAGGAGGCCAAACCCGCCAAGCCCGCCAAGGCCAGAAAGCGCAAGAAGATT GACGACGAGGGAGAGCGGgacccggcggcggcggcggcggcggcagcggcggacGGCGATCTGGCCGAGCGCTCCAACAAGAGGAAAAAGCACAAGGACAGGAAGGACAAGAAAaccaagaggaagaaaaaagatGAGGAGGATCGAGAGGGCGCTCAGCGAGACACGGCCAGG CAGCCCGTGGAGCAGAAGACCTCGGCCCAGCTGGCCGAGGAGTGGGCGCTGGAGGACGTCCGTCACGCCTTCACCGAGGAAGACTACAGGGAGCTGACCAACTACAAAGCCTTCAGTCAGTTCTTGAG GCCCATGATTGCCAAAAAGAACCCCAAGATTCCCATGTCCAAGATGATGACCATCCTGGGGGCCAAGTGGCGGGAGTTCACTTTCAACAACCCTTTCAAAGGCGACGGGGCcgccgtggcggcggcggcggccaaagCCGCCGCCATCGCCGTCGCCGAGCAGGTGTCGGCGGTGACCGCCTCGCCCGAGCTGCCGCCGCCCGTCCGGaaagccaagaccaaagaggGCAAAG GTCCGGGTTACAAGAAACGCAGTAAAAGTCTCCGCGGCCCCGACAAGAAAAAGGCTTTGGCGACGGCCAAGGCGAAAAAAATGGCGCCCATCCgtctgaaaatgtcccccgtGTGCTCCAAGAGGAAGAAGAGCTGCTCG AGCGAGGAAGgagacgaggacgaggacgagtcggaGCCGGAGGATTCGGGCGTACGCGGCAAGAAGAGCAATCGCCAGCAGCCCgctaagaagaaaaagaagaagaagaaaa GCGAGGAGGAGGGCGACGGCTACGAGACGGACCACCAGGACTACTGCGAGGTGTGCCAGCAGGGCGGCGAGATCATCCTGTGCGACACCTGCCCGCGAGCGTACCACCTGGTGTGCCTGGAGCCCGAGCTGGAAAAGGCCCCCGAGGGGAAGTGGAGCTGCCCTCACTGC GAACGAGAAGGAATCCAGTGGGAAGCCAAAGACGAAGACTTTGAGGACTTGGAGGAAGAGGCGGAGGAAGccccggaggaggaggaggaggaggaggacgacgacgaccacaTGGAGTTCTGCCGGGTGTGTAAAGACGGAGGTGAACTCTTGTGCTGTGAGACCTGCACCTCCTCCTACCACATCCACTGTCTAAACCCTCCGCTGCCAGAAGTCCCCAACGGCGAGTGGTTGTGTCCACGGTGCACG TGCCCGCCCATCGACGGACGGGTGCAAAAGATCCTCCACTGGCGCTGGGGGCAGCCCCCGCCGCCGGCGGCGCCCGTCTCGGGGCCGGATGCGGCGACGGACGCGGCGACGGACCGGCTGGCGGCCCCCGCCGCCGAGGGCCGAGCCGAGCGGGAGTTCTTCGTCAAGCTGGCCGGTCAGTCCTACTGGCGCTGCGCGTGGATCACCGAGCTGCAG TTGGAGATCTTCCACTCGGTGATGTACAGAAACTACCAGAGGAAGACGGACATGGACGAACCGCCCGCTTTGGACTACGGCTCGGGCGGCGAAGACCGGAGCGCCGCGGGGAAAAGCGAGACGAGGCGCGCCATGGAGGACAAGTACTACAAATACGGCATCAAGCCCGAGTGGATGACCATTCACCGCATCATCAACCACAG CGGGGACAAGAAAGCCACCTACCACTACCTGGTCAAGTGGCGAGACCTGACCTACGACCAGTGCACGTGGGAAGGGGACCATATGGACCTCCCCGACTTTGGGATCCACAAGGCCAACTACTGGAGACACAG GGACTCCATCACCATGGAGGACCCCGACAAGCCCCGCAAGATGAGGAGCGAGAGTCAGGAgggcgaagaagaagaagaagaagaagaagacgcgTGTTCTCCCGTGTCTCCCGTCGCCGAC CCCACCATAAAATACGAGGAGCAGCCCCATTACGTGACGTCGACGGGCGGCACGCTGCACCCGTACCAGATGGAGGGTCTGAACTGGCTGCGCTTTTCCTGGGCTCAAGGCACCGACACCATCCTGGCGGACGAGATGGGTCTGGGCAAGACCATCCAGACCATCGTCTTCCTCTACTCGCTCTTTAAAGAG GGTCACACCAGAGGTCCCTTCCTGGTCAGCGCCCCGCTTTCCACCATCATCAACTGGGAGCGGGAGTTTGAGATGTGGGCGCCCGACTTCTACGTGGTGACCTACGCCGGCGACAAGGACAGCCGAGCCATCATCCGGGAGAACGAATTCTCCTTCGACGACTCGCCGGCCAAGGGCGGCAGGAGAGCCTTCAAGATGCGG AGAGAGACGCCCGTCAAATTCCACGTTCTCCTGACCTCGTACGAGCTGGTGACCATGGACCAGACGGCCCTCAAGTCCATAGACTGGGCCTGCCTGGTGGTGGACGAGGCCCACCGCCTTAAAAACAACCAGTCCAAG ttcTTCCGACGCCTGAACGACTACAAGATCGAGCACAAGCTGCTGCTGACGGGAACGCCGTTACAGAACAACCTGGAGGAGCTTTTCCACCTGCTGAATTTCCTGACGCCCAACCGTTTCAA CAACCTGGACGGCTTCCTGGAAGAGTTTGCCGACGTCTCCAAGGAGGAGCAGATCAAGAAACTTCACGACCTGCTGGGGCCTCACATGCTGCGCCGGCTGAAGGCCGACGTCTTCCAGAACATGCCCGCCAAGACCGAGCTGATTGTGCGGGTGGAGCTCAGCCCCATGCAGAA GAAATACTACAAGCTGATTCTCACCAAGAACTTTGAGGCGCTGAACTCCAAAGGCGGGGGGAACCAGGTGTCCTTGCTCAACGTCATGATGGACCTGAAGAAGTGCTGCAACCATCCCTACCTCTTCCCCGTCGCCTCCACG GAGGCCCAGAAAACGTCCAACGGCGCTTAcgagggctccgccctcaccaaGGCGTCGGGGAAACTGACCTTGCTGCAGAAGATGCTGAGGAAGCTCAAGGAGCAGGGACACCGAGTGCTGGTCTTCTCGCAG ATGACCAAAATGCTGGACTTGCTGGAAGACTTCCTGGATTTCCAAGGTTACAAGTACGAAAGGATTGACGGCGGGGTCACCGGCGCGCTCAGGCAGGAGGCCATCGACCGCTTCAACG CTCCCGGCGCTTGTCAGTTTTGTTTCCTGCTCTCCACCCGGGCCGGCGGTCTGGGCATCAACCTGGCCACGGCGGACACGGTGGTCATCTTCGACTCGGACTGGAACCCCCACAATGACATCCAG GCCTTCAGTCGGGCCCACCGCATCGGGCAGGCCAACAAGGTGATGATCTACCGCTTTGTGACGCGGGCCAGCGTAGAGGAGCGCATCACGCAGGTAGCCAAGCGAAAGATGATGCTGACACATCTGGTGGTCCGGCCCGGCCTGGGCTCCAAAGCCGGCTCCATGAGCAAGCAGGAACTGGACGACATCCTCAAGTTCGGGACCGAGGAGCTGTTCAAAGACGGAGCGGAAGGCGAGTCCGCCCGGGGGAGCGCCGGAGTTGGCTCGGGTGACGTACGGGTGTGGCACTTCCCGACAGGCATGAAGAATTCGGCGGGGGACAAAGCCGAGGACGAGGGCAACGTCATCCACTACGACGGCGCGGCCATCGAGAGGCTGTTGGACCGGAGCCAGGACGCCACCGACGACTCGGACGTGCAGAACATGAACGAGTACCTGAGTTCCTTCAAAGTGGCCCGCTACATGGTCCGAGAGGAGGACAAG ATGGACGAGATCGAGCGAGAGATCATCAAGCAGGAGGAGAACGTGGACCCCGACTACTGGGAGAAGCTCTTGCGCCACCACTACGAGCAGCAGCAGGAGGACCTGGCCAGCAAGTTGGGCAAAGGCAAGCGCAACCGCAAGCCCGTCAACTACAAGGACGGCGCGCAAGAAGACCAAG AGTGGCACGCCGGCATTTCCGACAACCAGTCCGATTACTCGGTGGGCtccgaggaggaggacgaggacttTGAGGAGCGGCCGGAAG GCCGGAGACAATCCCGTCGCCAGCTGAGGAACGAGAAGGACAAACCGCTTCCTCCACTTCTGGCCAGAGTGGGCGGCAACCTAGAG GTTCTCGGCTTCAATACGCGCCAGCGGAAGGCTTTCCTCAACGCCGTGATGCGCTGGGGGATGCCGTCGCGGGAGGCCTTCTCGTCTCAGTGGCTGGTCCGAGACCTGCGGGGCAAAAGCGAGAAGGAATTCAA GGCGTACGTGTCGCTCTTCATGCGTCACTTGTGCGAGCCGGTGGCCGACGGGGCCGAGACCTTTGCCGACGGCGTCCCGCGGGAGGGCCTGTGCCGCCAGCCCGTCCTCACGCGCATCGGCGTCATGTCGCTCGTCAAAAAGAAG ATTCAGGAGTTCCAGCACATCAACGGGCGTTGGAGTATCCCGGAGCTGAAGCCCGAGGCGGGCCCGGAAAAACCCTTCTCCCGGGCGTCTTCCCCCGCCGCCGAGACCGCCACGCCCACCACGCCCGCCACGGACGCCAGCTGCAACAACACGCCGTGCACCTCCAAACCCG CGACACCGGGGCCCGCGGAAAGGCCTGAAAATATTGGCGAGGAAGACGAGGAGCAGGAGGGCGAGGCCCCCccggagaaggagagagag ATTTGCGCCCCTGGAAGTGTGTCTCCTAGTCCCAAAAGGGAGGTCCCAGAGGACGGCGGCGGCAGTGGCGGCGATCGAACGCGGGACGGGGAGGAAGACGATCCCGGCGGTGCCCCGTCTCGCGAGAGCCAAGTCACGAGCGAGCACGACCTGGCGGTGGGAGAAGGAAACGCAG CAAagatggaggaggagaaagGGGACGCCGAGAACCCCAAAGCGTCAGATTCCCAGGACGCCTCCCAAGCCGAGAAGGGGGAATCGTCACCCGTCGCGGGGCGCCTTTGGCCCCAGGAGGCAAAAGGCGAAAAGGACGTCGGGACCCCGGTGGGCGAGGCCAAAGCGGAGCTCGCCAAGGGCGACGGGAAGCCGCCCCCCGAGCGGCCGCGCTTCATGTTTAACATCGCCGACGGCGGCTTCACCG AGCTTCACACTCTTTGGCAGAACGAGGAGCGGGCCGCCATCACCTCGGGAAAGATGAGCGAGATCTGGCACCGGCGCCACGATTTCTGGCTTCTGGCAGGAATTGTCAC TCACGGCTACGCTCGGTGGCAGGACGTCCAGAACGACCCGCCCTTCGCCATCGTCAACGAGCCCTTCAAGTCGCAGGCCAACAAAGGCAACTTCTTGGAAATGAAGAACAAGTTTCTGGCCCGCCGCTTCAAG CTCCTGGAGCAGGCGCTGGTCATCGAGGAGCAGCTGCGGCGCGCCGCCTACTTGAACATGACGCAGGACCCCGGCCACCCGGCCATGGCCCTCAACGTGCGCTTCGCCGAGGTGGAGTGCCTGGCCGAATCGCACCAGCACCTCAGCAAGGAGTCGCTGGCGGGCAACAGGCCGGCCAACGCCGTACTGCACAAAG TGCTGAACCAGCTGGAGGACCTGCTGAGCGACATGAAGGCCGACGTGACCCGGCTGCCGGCCGCGCTGGCCCGAGTGGCGCCCATCGCCGTGCGGCTGCAGATGTCCGAGCGCGCCATCCTGAGCAGGCTGGCCAACAGAGTCGGCGAGGCCCAGGCCCCCCCG CCCATCCCTCCCGGACCTTACGCCACCCCCCAGAACTACGGAGCCTTCTCCTCGGCCCCGGCGGGCGCCCTCTTCGTGGGAGGCGCCAACTACAGTCAGATGCCACCCGGATCCTTCGTATCAG TGCTCAACGGACCGCCTTGGTCGGTGAAGAAGGAGCGGGAAGGAGAGCGCCCACGGGAGCAGCGCGGCGGCGAGGTCATCTGTATCGACGATTAG